The following coding sequences lie in one Anguilla anguilla isolate fAngAng1 chromosome 14, fAngAng1.pri, whole genome shotgun sequence genomic window:
- the LOC118213188 gene encoding beta-1,3-galactosyl-O-glycosyl-glycoprotein beta-1,6-N-acetylglucosaminyltransferase 4-like isoform X1: MRIRCVFLRRQQYKCFIFSLSLLVVCLLKLVHIKVTVKNSFFIEPYGVTTNVYRVQPQKYDINCSAVYQMDPVEVGKSLEIRRKHIVDVDDDNIVSLTSDCLGYIQSRGYVNLPLSNEEHQFPLAYSLVVHKHASMVERILHAVYMPHNIYCIHYDRKSSRRFIAAMENLASCFPNVFIASKLESVQYANITRLNADLNCLSDLLGSKVKWKYVINLCGQDFPLKSNYELVAELKKLQGANMLESSRPSELKKQRFKFQYMLKDVSFEYQKLPVRTARTKAPPPHNIQIFMGSAYFVLSREFVSYVDGNPLVKDFLSWSADTYSPDEHFWATLVRVPGAPGAIQQSQPDVTDLMSRTRLVKWNYLEGSLYPPCTGKHLRSVCIYGAAELRWLLNYGHWFANKVDPKVDPVLIRCLEEKLLEKQRILVKLASS, from the coding sequence atgagAATAAGATGTGTCTTTCTACGCAGACAACAATACAAGTgcttcattttttctttgtcgCTGCTCGTGGTATGTCTCCTGAAGCTTGTTCATATAAAAGTCACtgtaaaaaacagttttttcatTGAGCCTTATGGAGTTACAACAAATGTTTACAGGGTTCAGCCCCAAAAATATGATATTAATTGCTCTGCTGTTTATCAAATGGACCCAGTGGAGGTCGGGAAGTCTTTAGAAATTAGACGGAAACACATTGTGGATGTGGACGATGATAACATTGTGTCTTTGACCTCAGACTGTCTGGGATATATCCAGTCAAGGGGCTATGTAAACCTGCCCCTCTCCAATGAGGAGCACCAGTTTCCACTGGCATATTCTTTGGTAGTGCACAAGCATGCTTCCATGGTGGAGAGGATCTTGCATGCAGTGTATATGCCTCATAATATTTACTGCATCCATTATGATCGAAAATCATCCAGAAGGTTCATAGCCGCTATGGAGAACCTTGCCAGCTGTTTCCCCAATGTCTTCATTGCCTCCAAGCTGGAATCTGTACAGTATGCCAACATCACCAGGCTCAATGCTGATCTTAACTGCTTATCGGACCTCCTCGGCTCCAAGGTCAAGTGGAAGTACGTCATCAATCTGTGTGGCCAGGACTTCCCCCTCAAGTCCAACTATGAGCTGGTGGCCGAGCTGAAGAAGCTGCAGGGCGCCAACATGCTGGAGTCGAGCCGGCCCAGCGAGCTCAAGAAGCAGCGTTTTAAGTTCCAGTACATGCTCAAGGACGTGTCTTTCGAGTACCAGAAACTGCCGGTCAGGACCGCTCGCaccaaagccccgccccctcacaaCATCCAGATCTTTATGGGGAGCGCCTATTTCGTGCTGTCGCGTGAGTTCGTCAGTTATGTCGATGGGAACCCGCTGGTGAAGGACTTCCTCTCGTGGTCGGCGGACACGTACTCTCCCGACGAGCACTTCTGGGCCACCTTAGTGCGAGTGCCCGGGGCCCCGGGGGCCATCCAGCAGTCCCAGCCTGACGTCACTGACCTAATGAGCAGGACACGGCTGGTCAAGTGGAATTACCTGGAAGGGTCCCTGTACCCTCCCTGCACCGGCAAACACCTGCGAAGCGTCTGCATTTACGGGGCCGCCGAGCTGCGCTGGCTCCTTAATTATGGCCATTGGTTTGCCAACAAGGTGGATCCTAAGGTGGATCCTGTCCTTATTCGATGTTTGGAGGAAAAACTTCTTGAGAAGCAAAGGATCTTGGTAAAATTGGCATCAAGTTGA
- the LOC118212698 gene encoding 3-hydroxy-3-methylglutaryl-coenzyme A reductase-like, whose amino-acid sequence MLGLLFRIHGLFVASHPWEVIVGTVTVTVCLMSMNMFTASDQLCGWNYDCPKTEEQILSSDIIILTITRCIAILYIYFQFQNLRQLGSKYILGIAGLFTIFSSFVFSTVVIHFLDKELTGLNEALPFFLLLIDLSKACALAKFALSSNSQDEVRDNIAHGMAILGPTFTLDALVECLVIGVGTMSGVRQLEIMCCFGCMSVLANYFVFLTFFPACVSLVLELSRESREGHPIWQLSHFARVMEEEEDNKPNPVTQRVKMIMSLGLVLVHAHSRWMTEPSSQNHTIEGPCVALSLKDNVPKRIDPERPLWLLHLFRAVSMDIEQVITLGLALLLAIKYIFFEQVEAESTLSLSNPMTGPPPAPRRGGDECCRAEPALPCSQQGNAQQPSHLAKEHKAEGVCPLPAAGEPKSPLLLGRMATVSECCVDAAPEVAPKPRPVDECVSVLRNPEMGAGCLSDAEVISLVKSKHVPGCKLESLMETPERGVVIRRKIISSQLPSPSALTGLPYKDYDYSKVVGTCCENVIGYIPVPVGVAGPLLLDGKQFQVPMATTEGCLVASTNRGCRAIALSGGVSSRILADGMTRGPVVQLPSACQAAEVKAWLENAEGFAHIKEAFDHTSRFARLERLMVTLAGRNLYIRFHSTTGDAMGMNMISKGTEQALSRLQKEFPELRILAVSGNFCTDKKPAAINWIEGRGKSAVCEATIPGRVVREVLKTTTEALVSLNINKNLVGSAMAASIGGFNAHAANIVTAIYIACGQDPAQTVGSSNCITLMEAAGPAGDDLYVSCTMPSIELGTVGGGTGLGPQQSCLQMLGVQGSSRGWPGENARQLARVVCAAVLAGELSLMAALAAGHLVRSHMIHNRSTESLQ is encoded by the exons ATGCTGGGCTTGCTGTTCCGCATCCACGGCCTGTTCGTGGCCTCCCACCCCTGGGAGGTGATCGTGGGGACCGTGACTGTGACCGTCTGTCTGATGTCCATGAACATGTTCACGGCCAGCGACCAGCTCTGTGGCTGGAACTATGACTGCCCCAAGACAGAGGAG CAAATCCtgagcagtgacatcatcatcttAACAATCACAAGATGCATAGCcattctgtatatttattttcaattccaAAATCTGCGACAGCTTGGTTCGAAATATATATTGG GGATTGCTGGtcttttcacaatattttccaGTTTCGTGTTTAGCACTGTCGTTATTCATTTCTTGGACAAAGAGCTCACAGGCCTTAA cgAAGCATTGCCTTTCTTCCTGCTACTGATTGACCTCTCCAAAGCATGCGCCCTGGCCAAGTTTGCCCTAAGCTCCAACTCTCAG GATGAAGTGCGGGACAACATTGCCCATGGAATGGCCATCCTGGGTCCTACGTTCACTCTGGATGCCCTGGTGGAGTGTCTGGTGATTGGGGTGGGCACCATGTCTG GTGTACGGCAGCTGGAGATCATGTGCTGCTTTGGCTGCATGTCCGTCCTGGCCAACTACTTTGTGTTCCTGACCTTCTTCCCTGCCTGTGTCTCGCTGGTGCTGGAG CTGTCCCGGGAGAGCCGTGAGGGGCACCCCATCTGGCAGCTCAGCCACTTCGCCCGTGTgatggaagaggaggaggacaacAAGCCAAACCCTGTCACCCAGAGAGTGAAGATGATCATG TCTCTAGGCCTGGTCCTGGTCCACGCTCACAGTCGCTGGATGACAGAACCGTCCTCCCAGAACCACACGATCGAGGGGCCCTGTGTGGCTCTGAGCCTGAAGGACAACGTGCCCAAGAGGATCGACCCAGAGAGGCCCCTGTGGCTGCTCCATCTATTCAG GGCGGTGAGCATGGACATCGAGCAGGTCATCACTCTGGGGCTGGCTCTCCTCCTGGCCATAAAGTACATCTTCTTCGAGCAGGTGGAGGCGGAGTCTACGCTGTCTCTAAGCAACCCCATGACCGGACCCCCGCCGGCCCCGAGGAGGGGCGGGGATGAGTGCTGCAGGGCGGAGCCGGCTCTGCCCTGCTCCCAGCAGGGTAACGCCCAGCAGCCCAGCCACCTCGCCAAGGAGCACAAAG CTGAGGGGGTCTGCCCTCTGCCTGCCGCAGGGGAGCCAAAGAGCCCCTTACTTTTGGGAAGAATGGCCACAGTGTCGGAGTGCTGTGTGGACGCGGCGCCAGAAGTGGCTCCAAAGCCCCGCCCTGTCGATGAGTGTGTGTCCGTACTGAGGAACCCAGAG ATGGGTGCCGGTTGCCTAAGCGACGCAGAGGTGATCTCCCTGGTGAAATCCAAGCACGTTCCTGGGTGCAAGCTGGAGTCCCTGATGGAGACGCCCGAGCGTGGAGTGGTCATTCGCCGGAAGATAATCTCCTCCCAGCTGCCCAGTCCCTCCGCCCTCACTGGCCTGCCCTACAAGGACTATGACTACTCCAAG GTGGTGGGGACGTGCTGCGAGAACGTGATTGGCTACATCCCCGTGCCGGTGGGAGTGGCCGGGCCGCTGCTCTTGGATGGGAAGCAGTTTCAGGTCCCCATGGCAACGACAGAGGGCTGCTTGGTGGCTAGCACCAACCGAGGGTGCAGAGCCATTGCT CTGAGCGGGGGCGTCAGCAGCCGGATCCTAGCGGACGGGATGACCCGCGGGCCGGTGGTGCAGCTGCCTTCTGCTTGTCAGGCCGCCGAGGTCAAGGCCTGGCTGGAGAACGCAGAAGGATTTGCGCACATCAAGGAGGCCTTCGACCACACCAGCAG GTTTGCACGGCTGGAGAGGCTGATGGTCACCCTGGCCGGGCGGAACCTGTACATCCGctttcattccaccactggggacgCCATGGGCATGAACATGATCTCCAAG ggCACTGAACAGGCACTCTCCAGGCTCCAGAAGGAGTTTCCCGAGCTGCGCATCCTGGCCGTGAGCGGGAACTTCTGCACCGACAAGAAGCCAGCCGCCATTAACTGGATCGAGGGCCGAGGGAAGTCTGCGGTGTGCGAGGCCACCATCCCAGGCAGAGTGGTCCGGGAG GTTCTGAAGACCACCACAGAGGCCCTCGTCAGCCTGAACATTAACAAGAACCTGGTGGGCTCCGCAATGGCGGCCAGCATCGGGGGCTTCAACGCGCACGCGGCCAACATCGTGACCGCCATTTACATCGCCTGCGGGCAG GACCCAGCGCAGACGGTGGGCAGCTCAAACTGCATCACGCTGATGGAGGCCGCGGGGCCCGCCGGGGACGACCTGTACGTCAGCTGCACCATGCCCTCCATAGAGCTGGGCACCGTCGGGGGGGGCACCGGCCTGGGCCCCCAGCAGTCCTGTCTGCAG ATGCTGGGCGTGCAGGGGTCGAGTCGCGGCTGGCCCGGGGAGAACGCCCGGCAGCTGGCCCGCGTGGTGTGTGCCGCCGTCCTGGCCGGGGAGCTGTCCCTCATGGCCGCCCTCGCCGCCGGTCACCTGGTCCGAAGTCACATGATACACAACAG GTCTACAGAAAGCTTGCAATAA
- the LOC118213188 gene encoding beta-1,3-galactosyl-O-glycosyl-glycoprotein beta-1,6-N-acetylglucosaminyltransferase 4-like isoform X2: MRIRCVFLRRQQYKCFIFSLSLLVVKWKYVINLCGQDFPLKSNYELVAELKKLQGANMLESSRPSELKKQRFKFQYMLKDVSFEYQKLPVRTARTKAPPPHNIQIFMGSAYFVLSREFVSYVDGNPLVKDFLSWSADTYSPDEHFWATLVRVPGAPGAIQQSQPDVTDLMSRTRLVKWNYLEGSLYPPCTGKHLRSVCIYGAAELRWLLNYGHWFANKVDPKVDPVLIRCLEEKLLEKQRILVKLASS; this comes from the exons atgagAATAAGATGTGTCTTTCTACGCAGACAACAATACAAGTgcttcattttttctttgtcgCTGCTCGTG GTCAAGTGGAAGTACGTCATCAATCTGTGTGGCCAGGACTTCCCCCTCAAGTCCAACTATGAGCTGGTGGCCGAGCTGAAGAAGCTGCAGGGCGCCAACATGCTGGAGTCGAGCCGGCCCAGCGAGCTCAAGAAGCAGCGTTTTAAGTTCCAGTACATGCTCAAGGACGTGTCTTTCGAGTACCAGAAACTGCCGGTCAGGACCGCTCGCaccaaagccccgccccctcacaaCATCCAGATCTTTATGGGGAGCGCCTATTTCGTGCTGTCGCGTGAGTTCGTCAGTTATGTCGATGGGAACCCGCTGGTGAAGGACTTCCTCTCGTGGTCGGCGGACACGTACTCTCCCGACGAGCACTTCTGGGCCACCTTAGTGCGAGTGCCCGGGGCCCCGGGGGCCATCCAGCAGTCCCAGCCTGACGTCACTGACCTAATGAGCAGGACACGGCTGGTCAAGTGGAATTACCTGGAAGGGTCCCTGTACCCTCCCTGCACCGGCAAACACCTGCGAAGCGTCTGCATTTACGGGGCCGCCGAGCTGCGCTGGCTCCTTAATTATGGCCATTGGTTTGCCAACAAGGTGGATCCTAAGGTGGATCCTGTCCTTATTCGATGTTTGGAGGAAAAACTTCTTGAGAAGCAAAGGATCTTGGTAAAATTGGCATCAAGTTGA